In Panulirus ornatus isolate Po-2019 chromosome 13, ASM3632096v1, whole genome shotgun sequence, the genomic window ATCTATGGGTTACAGACTATGGGTCTAAGACATATTGGCAAGGATACacacagacagctcacgagagcagtggcccaGATATTACTGGTAGAACAGATAAAGGACAGCAACATCACAGCGGATGGAAAGGgctggttgaagagaggtgacagATGGAAGGCTCTTGATTTCAATCTGGACAAGCAGGAAGTGGAGGAAGATCCACCAGGTTTGCAAGCAGTACGAATGTAAACTCTGTAGATAAAGGATAATTGCccaaaagaaaagtactaatagCATGTATACAACATTCTTAGCTTTCAGGCAGCAAATTTTGTTGTGTTGATTACATAGGATTTCAGATACAATCTTATTATGCCAAAATCTTTATGCTACCGGAGGAATGAACTGTAACACTTTGAAGTACAACAGTTTTGTGGTAaacgagtgatatatatatagagaggtaCGGGAACAATTAGTGTTTTCGTATTACTGAATTCGACCAGTTTACTGTCTTCTCATTCTGAAATGCCACAGATTCGAAGTAAGATAGGAAAtgcgagaaaaagaaagaattagagtgaggaggagataaagtCAGTTGATGTAGAGTCTGTGTAGATGAATAAGtttagaagaggaagaaaaatgattATTTACGAATGGAAGGAAGAGAGTAGGCAAGAACCTTGGAAGACACTGATATTGATAGGATATGAAAGGAAGCTCGTTTCATCAGCAGACCAAATAGAAAGGAAACTGTGTACTAGAAGTAGTTAGTGGCCAACGATCAACTGGCATATTAGACTACAGTCAATAATGTTGAATTCCTTCATTTATCTTTAAAAAATAGTTATTCTACCGGCTAACGGTATCTGCTTATTCAGGAATATTTTGCCACATTTGATACATTTCATCGTGATTGTATCAGCTAATAAAATCACACCAACAAACTGAATGACTGTGCGATATTTGCTGCCAACACTTACGGTAAGAGCAAGTACCTCACAATTACATAAGACTAGAAACTCTACTTCTATAAAGGCGTCATTGCCTCTTTCACCCTGAAAAAAGTGTAATCTTACCTATAGAATAAATTGAATCTTATCATAAACAACCTTATTCATAAGAAATTGACTCTATGAAATCTGAAGTATAAAGTGAAATATCTATCTATACGTTCGTGAGAGTTTGtatttgttagaaaaaaaaaatcatgagtgaAGGAAAAATATTTGAGCGGGAAACgatcataaccaccatcatgaATTTCACGAATGGAGAGTCCTTATCCAGACCATCAGGTCAACACGAGACCAAAGAGCTGTCATAAATTCGGGATCACAATAACATTCATTTCTGAATGCTGTTCTGCGCCACGACCGAACCAGCCATCAAGGAGCATCACTCCCTCGAATAGAGATAAAAATCATAACTTTCTGAGTGGTACGTGCATTAGGAGAGAACCACCGGAGATACAGAGACTCAAAATATTCCCTCGTTAGTACAAGTGACAGCGACCTATGGCGTTTGGCTCAACATTTCTTTTACATCGAGCTGGCTGTCCCCTGTGGCTTGCTGCGTCTGACTTCATAAGTTGTTATACACACATTTCACATGATGGACGAAAAATGTTTCAGTCGTGTTTTAGTTTATAAATCTGAGTTTAACGTAGTTCATGTTCGGATCAGAACAGATGTATTCAAGTTGTGACACAATCTATAGCACTAGATGTCTACACTCTGGACCAGTTATTCCCAGCGCTCTAGTCTTTCACACGaattcccacctcctcctgctaacTGTTCCCACCTTCTCTTCTTGCTAACTATTACACCTCTAAAACAAAACCTACTTACGTGGCTTTAGGCATCATCCTAGAGACACAATAGTAACTCCACTGCAAGTGGTAATTATACCATATTCAACCACATATTGCTGTAGTAACTTATAGAGATTCTTAAGTCGTATGTTTGCAAAAATATATCAATGGTTAAGTAGGTCGTTGTGGATATTTAGGTGTCAGTAACTGGCCTCACAACTTGGTCCTCCAAAGAGCTCCATGTTCTTTTGTTGTCTGTATACCTGACCCTGCCTTGTCCGCCTCCAGTGCCGCGGGCCACCATCGTGGGCTCGGCCGCTGTCTTCATGAAGGCTGGCAGTGACCTCAACATCACCTGCCTCATCACCGGTGCCACAGCCCAGGCCGCCCCCGTCACCTGGTACCACGTCAACCCTACTTTAAGTGAGTcaggaacacgagagagagagagagagagagagagagagagagagagagagagagagagagagagagagagagagagagagagagagagagagagagagagagagagagagagagagagagagagagagagagagagcgtaccatAGAACATAGAACGCAAGTAGCACACTTCTCTGGCATGTGTGTGGGACCAGTTTTAAGCTTGTGTCTTCCTTAACCATTGTTGTATGTTATCTGAAATTGTGTCTACTCTACGAAATTTTTTCCCCCGATCACTTTAACGACTGAGCTGTTGGGGCGAACGACGTGTAACATACATTAATGCCGTGACATCagttttatgtacatacatatatatacacatgacatatatatatatatatatatatatatatatatatatatatatatatatatatatatatatatatatatatatatatcaacacatatttaccatttcacgcgttagcaaggtagcattaagaacagaggactgagcctcagagggaatatcctcactaggcccccttctctattcctttttttggaaaatttaaaagggAACTGAAGTCAAGCAAGGAGTGTTCATTCTCGAAGGCTCAGcatggggtctctaaatgtgcatggatgtaaccaagatgagaagagaggagagataggtagtatgtttgaggaaagaaacctggatgttctggctctgagtgaaacaaagctcagggaTAAAGGAGAATAATGGTTTGAAAATCTCTTTGGAGTAAGGAAAGGGGTTGataggaggacaagagcaaggaaaggagtagcataCTACTCCTAAAGTAGGAGTTAtcggagtgtgtgaaagagtgtaaggaagtgggcTCGAGATTGAtgtgagtgaaaatgaaaatagaagacAAGACATTCGTGATGATTGttgttgcttatgcacctggctgtGACAGGAAATGTTATgaaagtcaagtgttttgggatgagTTAGTGTGTGCGCAATTTTGATCCAAGAGACCGATTATTTATGAGTAATCATTGGAATGCAGCGGTGAccattgtggcagttgagggtacaactgGTAGGCATGGTGTGTTCAGTATCATGAACAGAAGTAGTGAACAGGTTGTGGAGTTATGTGCAGGAagaggactggtaattgggaatgcctggtttaaaaagagtaacatacacatgtatacatatgtgagtaggaatgatggtcagcgggcattattggattgactgataggcgtgtaaaagagttATTTCGGATGTAAATGTGCctagagaggcagctggtgggatgtctgatcaatatcttgcgGAGACGAGGGTAtaggtttgtagaggtttcgaaaaaaggaaatattgccGGTGAGAAAGTGtaataagagtaagtgagcttggataacagactagtgtgaggaaataccaagagagatgaGTGCAGAACGGCAAAAAATGAGGATAAATGAAGCATGGGGAGTGAATGAGGAAgggaggtacttagggaagcagtgatggcatgtgcataaagagtggtttggtaaagagagaaaggTGGTGAAATTCTTGATTtacatgaaatgtggcaagacaactggagtggatggtattgcagatgaatttatttaaaaaggagggtgactgttttgttgattggttagctgggattttcattgtctttatggatcatggtgaggagcttgaggattggcggaatgtatgtgtaatgctactgtataaaggcaaacgggatgaaggtgagtgcttggattacagaggcataagtttgttgagtatacctgtgaCGTTGCATGTGAggttagtgattgagagggtgaaggcatgtacacagcgtcagactggggagaaccagtgttgtttcagaagtggtaggggatgtgcgGACTAGGTGTTTGATTTAacgaatgtgtgagagaaatacttggatgaacaaatgaatttgtatgtggcatttatagatctgaagacgGATATGATTTGGTTGACGGAAATGCCTTGTGGGAAGTTTTAAAAGTATCCGGCgtggaaggaaagctgttagaaggaATGAGAGGGTTATATCAAAGGGGTAAGGCATatatgcaagtaggaagagaagagagtgaatggttcaaaATGAAGTTGATGTgacgagtaagaagagaagagagtaaatggttcaaagtgaaagttggtctgcggcaggggtgcatgatgatgtctccatgattgttcaatttgtATGCAAACTGGGTGTTGAGGGAAGTAAATTGCGAGAGTCTTGAATAGAAGGACGAGTATGCAGTTcgtaagggatgagagggcttggaaagtgagtaagttggtgtttgctgatgattcagctctggtggcagattccgtttagaaactgcagaaattggtgactgactttcgaagagtgtgtgaaaggagaaggttgagagtaagtgtgaataaaagcaagttttttttttctaacaaggtTGAAGGACTggctagttgggatgtgagtctgaatggataaAAATTAAAGGAAGTGAAGGACTCTATATACCTGGTGAGGTCTCAGGGCATGCCTACCCTGGTGAGGTCTCAGGGCTTGCCTATTTTGAAGGAACCTTCGTAGCATTAAGATTTCGTGGGTATGGATATTAATGTGGAATCTAAAAGATTGTTTCACTGGATCTGAATCTCCTAAGCTATGGGGAAGAAATGTTTTTGTTTAATTTATAACTGTTTCTTTCAGACAGCGGAAGCATCAGTAGTGTGAGCAGAAGCAATGACAGCAGTAGCaatgttgacctttgacctatgatTCTCCACAAAACAGGAGTATCGTCTGTGGCCACGGTTGAAAGGCATCCTCTATGTATCAGTAACAGTAGCACTGACTTTAGACTTTTCTTATCCATACAACAGTCATGTTGGTCTTTGATATGTATTACCCATAGAACGGCAATGTTGACCCATGACCTGTTGTATCCACTGAGCTACAATGTTAACCTCTGGCCTGTATCTCTTATGTAGTGGTGCGTTAACCCTGGTTATCCATGCAGTGATTGTATTGTCTTTTGATATGTATTATCCACGAAATGACAGTTGCCTTTTAACCTGTGTTACCCATGCTATGACGGTGTTAACTTATGATCTGTTTTCCTCATAGAGCGGCAGTGTTGACTTTTGACATGTGTTACCGAATACAACAGCAGTGTTAGCCTATAATCTGTGTTGCCCATGATGAGTCAGTGTTGTACTTTCACCTGTTGTGCGCATGATACGGCAATGTTGACCTTCAACTTGTTTTATCTATGTTACAGAAGTGTTGACCTGTGTTACTCATTCAACAACAATGTTGATCTCTGACCTCTGTAGGCCACGCAGTGACAGCGTTGACATCTGACTGGGTTACCAATGCATGGCAGATGATCTGTCTTACCCATGTAACAGCAGAGTTAACCTCTGACCAGCTTTACCCATATATCGGCAGCGATGATCTTTGACCTGTGTTACCCATGTTACGGATGTTTTGACCTCTGACTTGTGTTACGCAAGCAGCAGCAGTATTGATCTCCATACTAATCTCCCAGACAGCAACAACAGTATACTTGACCCGTGATCCAAGTTTACTTAAGAAGCCACAGTACTAACCATTGACCTGTAGCTCCTAGACAACATTAACAGTGTTGACATTGTTGATCTTTGACCTTTGCCCCGAACAGGAAAAGCAGTGTTGACCTCTATCTTGTGCCCTCcaaacagcagcaacagtgtTTACTTCGACCTGTGTTCCCACAGCGACGGCACTACTGACCtctaacctttcctcacacagcCATTAGCAGCATCGACAGCACTGCTCACCTTTGACCTTGTGTTGTCATAGCCATTACAAGCAGCAACAGCACTGTTCACCTCTGACCTGTGTTCCCACAACCATTACAAACAACGGCAGTtttgctgacctttgacctaagttCCCACAGCCATTACATGCAGCGACAGCACTGCTGACCTACAACACTTGTTTCTATAGCCAATAACAACAGCGAAATCgcttctgacctctgacctgtattCCCACAGCCATTGGCAGGAGCGACAACACCGGTGACTTCCGACCTGCATTCCGACTGCACTTCTGACCCATGACCTTCGTTTCCACAGAGAGCAGCAGCACTGTGTTGGAGGAGCTCAACTCAGGTGGTCGTGGAGGAGTGCAACTGGTGACGGACAGGCGGGCGGGCACCAGCTGGCTCCTGGTGACCAATGCCACCTGGCGGGACGCTGGCAACTACACGTGTTCCCCCGAGCACGCTGACCCTGCTTCCGTGTCTGTACACGTCCTGGATGGTGAGTGTCTGTGGCTCCTGCTGGATGGTGAGTCTGTGTGGGTCTGTACATCAACTGGATAACTTACCTGATTGTCACTGTCGATTTTGTGTCCGTGTATGTACACCTTTGCATCTGTTCTTTTTATTGTTTCCTCACTTTAACTTATTTTTCTGGGTCCTGTGTATCATAACTTTGGAAATGAAAGTGCCTTTACTCATATCAATATTAGTTTATTAAAAGGATCTTTAAGTTATGATACAAGTGTGTTATGCGCCTCTTTGTGTAGGTTCAATAGATATTCACAATATTTAGGTTTAGGTCTTTTTACTCTCAGTATGTAAAGTTTCCGAGACATTTCTTCATTCATGAACATCAATGTCGTTCATAAACTTTCCTGTAATGCATAAACTGCCTCATTTGCCCCGGTGGGTCTTCTCATTATCTGACTCTTGAAAATTCTCTCCTCAGTTAACCAAAATTCCGCACTGATTACCCTGACTTTTTCttatatttacctatttgtagagtttgggagggagttttacgcgtGTGGGGGGACATTCGTCTTAGCTTTTCTCTATTATTATAAGGCTTTTTGAATAATTGTATATTTCTAACATTTGAAATCTCACcttagttcattccattcatccactaactTTATGCTATAAAAGCAgtcctttacatcttttttagcaAATTTCTTATTTAGTTTCCTGGTTACTCTAACTTCGCATCTTTAGAAGAAATGTTCATTGTGGACACAGTCAAAATGGCTCAGACACTTGAAGAAGGCGATCAAGTCACATGGTGGGTAATCTTATGGCTTTCAACACTTCGCTCTAACTTAGTTCTTTTCATTTTGGTATTATTAAGCGCGGTAACCAAGCTAGAAGCATATATCAGTTGTGTCCGTGTCACATACGCTGTGAATAGTTTGCTGTGAGTTTCCACATCCATCTACTTAACTTCAgtcaatatttgccagcagacagttagtCTTCTTAGCAGTCCTTCTGGGATGGAGTTGTGTGGACATTAAATACTATGTCGCCTCCCAATCCTTCTCGTACACATAATTCTGCAGCTCATTTCCTTCTTGATGAGATTAGTTCAAGGGCCTTTTTCACTGCATTCCAAcgtcattactttgcatttacatAGGATGAGTATCATTAACTATGCATCAGACTAACTTCGGGGTCCATTCTCATGTAAGCTGAGGCAATCCTTCCCtcctgaccttggcatcatccacaaacttaTACAGGTGCGAGCCTATCCTTTATTTACATGGATCCAAAAGGAGTACTGAATTGAGTCCTGCGGCACGTCACTGGTGACCGTAAACTATGCAGTGAaggactacccccccccccccgattcttgcatgaaaatccatttttctttttctaatctgcTAAGTggtacagcgtcaaatgctttatgGCAGTCCAGGAGCTCGCAATCCACCAGTCTTGAATCTTTGTCTATACGATACTCACTTTCATGGACGTCTGAGAGATTTGTTACGCATGTCTGCTGTCACTGGATCCATGTTGTCTTACATTTACGTATTTTCTCCTTAGCAAGTAATCATCCCTTTggttcctgattatcttttccagcatttCACAGACCACACTCCTCAGAGGGATCTGTTCAGCGTAAATTCTTGATCTCCTTTCTTAGAAGCAGGTaggacatttgccctcttccactccatGGCACTATATTTTCCACTACGACATGTTGTACAATGATTCTGAGCGATGTTTTGTGTGCAAGGTTTTGTGTGTAAtactgttaatatttgtatattacagggagagagttttacactcgtgttgccccgtctcttaaccttgtatatatgtatcattatatgtatatttgtgtgtgcgtatTCTTTTTAATGTTCTGTTGTAATTCACGATCCTATTCAGTCAAAAGTTGCGTCATTAAGGTAAACGATACAGAATAGGAGAAAGTATCATAATAAGAATAATTTCACCATTTCCTTGTAAATTTGACTCATATTTCCTACATGAATCACATTCATTTCATAAGATGTAATACAAACACAACAGCATCACAGGGTAAGTATCCAAAAATGATTGCTCTCTTTCTGACATTGATACAAGATTATTTCATGTGGACAAATAACGTAACACATGTTTATCTTCTGTGACAGAGGAGTCGCCGGCAGCCATGCAGCCTCACCTCCAAGCCAATACCTCCCCGCCGCCGTCttctgcatcctcctcctcctcctcgtcatcatcTTCCTCGGCGTCAGCTTCTTCGGCATCTTCCCCATCTTTCTCATCTCAGCCTTCCAGGAGTCAATTGTGCTGCACGCACACGCTTACCCTCACACTAGTCTTCCTTCTGAGATTATTTTTCAAAATTATATATTTCCCGAGAGGCTCCGCGCCTCTTGCTGGGTGGGACGCCTTGACTTATTTGCTCTGAGGCTGACCAAGCCGCGCTctctgtgttctgtgtgttgtgtgtgtccggAGTGTCGCATGTGGCAGTCTAATGTGACGAATGTCTGTCTAGGGTGTTCTCTGTGCACCAGTGGTGTGCCGGGCGTGTTTGTCTGGGGGACTGAAGTGTGTGTTGGTTAATATGTGTTCTGGACGTGGACGGTTAGTATGCTAAGATGTGTATGAGAAATGGATCACCGCTTTCCGGGCTGAGCTTATACATACTTTGAGAATGTTCCTGAGATGACTTAGGTGTGCTTATGGATCAAGAGGTCAGGTACAGCATATCAGTCAAGTATTCCCATGGGCTGAGGATTATGTAATCTATCATTGAGACACATACATTTCTTTGGTAAGTGGTTAAATGACCTTGTCAGCACGCTCAGATTACGTCAAATTTGTGTCTTGGGTAACTAGTAAATTTATCTAACTTGATGAGAGATGTAAATATATTTGAGAACGGAACTGAATACACCTGGGCGGGTAGGGTTCCAGATATGTTACTAACGTGAAGAAGAACATGTCTCTATAACTGTGTGTCAGATGCATACACTCGAAGAGGAGgcgtcattcctctctctctctctcatgaggggTCAGAAGGTGTGTCTCTTGGATTAAGAGTCAAGATGATTATCCTTACCGAAGAGTCAAGATCATTTCGGTTCAGCGGTTCACCTGGTGTCTTCCTAAGTCATGGATCTTGGATGAGGAGTCAGATTTGTTTGAAATGAAGAGTCAGTTATATCTCAGGTGGATgaagtcatgtgtgtgtctggtgtgcatATGTATGTCAGATGAAGAGTGACATGTGTCTGGGTCTTGTGTGAATGGTTCAGGTGTGTCTGTGGAGTGTTCACCAACTAATCTTGTCAGACATTTAACATATGAAATGTTTTGTATGTACATTGGTGATATTTCCTTGAATTATCAATGTTTTTGGTGTTGTGGGTATTGGATGATATAGTGTTCTAAGACAACAAAATGTCTTTATTATATCGAATTTCCTAAGAACACTTATTGGGGATCATAAAACATCAAGTTtaaccattcttttcttttttttctggaggcATATCAATGTCTCTAAATTTTCTCAGCAAAATTTGCATATATAGGAACTTCTTTCATATAAATTCACATTGGGTAAAACATTTGATTCATTCTATTGAGTTCTCAAGTAACGTCCACTAAAATTACATTCGAAGAAACATTTAATCTCACACAGGACCAGGCTACAGTAGGACACAGAACCAATTTCCTTTTTGACGGAATGGATCCATTTCATAACATTCTTGTTCCACAGCAGATTATTGCATGAACTACAGGAGATAAATTATGTCCTATGTAATGGGTTATGCTCACGTCAACACTTTGTAATATATGGACAGTAAATGTACGTCTTTCTTTCGTAGATGTTTTACTTTCCTCTACAGATAAACGGGATGCGTTGATGGGGAAAGTTAAGCTGGgcattgatgatgatatgtggtCATCATGGAGAAGTTTACCAGTCAGGTATAATCCGCAGCTATGTTATGCCACATGGaaatttgattatattatttACTGAATTCGTAACTTGAGAAGGTAATACACAACTACTCACAAGACAAAACGGGATAACTTGGGCGAAATTTAGAAACTTAACCAAACTTGACCTAAATTAATATGCATCAGAATCTACTATGTCCTTGATTAAGTTAAAACTAGTTAGCTTCTACAAAATTTTGATCTATGTTTATGTCACTCAAGTGGTTGAATATGGGAAATATCTATCTTTTTGATGATCTTTTTTTatttgatggtatatatatatatatatatatatatatatatatatatatatatatatatatatatatatatatatatatatatatatatatatatatatatatatatatatgcatatatatatatatatatatgcatatatatatatatatatatatatatatatatatatatatatatatatatatatatatatatatatatatatatatatatatatgcatggtatTGCAtattggctggtattgcagtggaatttattaaaaaaaggggtgactgaattgttgactagttggtaaggttatttaatgtatgtatgactcatggtgaggtgcctgaggattggcggaatgcatgcatagtgccattgtacaaaggcaaaggggataagagtgagtgctcaaattacagaggtataagtttgttgagtattcctggtaaattatatgggagggtattgattgagagggtgaaggcatgtacagagcatcagattggggaagagcagagtggtttcaga contains:
- the LOC139752841 gene encoding hemicentin-1-like, with amino-acid sequence MTPALCWRHYGCWVLLLILHDSSRGVAHPPPTPTPGPAHCRGCPYFLNTPIHITTAVGDAANLTCGVRMLGDRQVSWIRRRDLHVLTTDSFTYTTDSRFRAIHVKTSPYWVLSINEPDVSDSGVYECQVSAQPKIFKRFTLDVVVPRATIVGSAAVFMKAGSDLNITCLITGATAQAAPVTWYHVNPTLKSSSTVLEELNSGGRGGVQLVTDRRAGTSWLLVTNATWRDAGNYTCSPEHADPASVSVHVLDEESPAAMQPHLQANTSPPPSSASSSSSSSSSSSASASSASSPSFSSQPSRSQLCCTHTLTLTLVFLLRLFFKIIYFPRGSAPLAGWDALTYLL